From Pseudomonas sp. LS1212, the proteins below share one genomic window:
- a CDS encoding YqjD family protein, whose translation MARKSVEQAVEDQIKDQVFSDLQALIEDSEKLLKDSAALVGEEGETLRKQVGIKLRQAREAVNRVRGRARPVVDATQDYIGGHPWQTVVISAGVGVVVGLLLGRRS comes from the coding sequence ATGGCCCGCAAATCCGTCGAGCAAGCTGTCGAAGATCAAATCAAGGACCAGGTTTTCAGTGATCTGCAGGCACTGATCGAAGATTCGGAAAAACTGCTCAAGGACAGCGCCGCACTGGTCGGCGAAGAAGGTGAAACCCTGCGCAAGCAGGTCGGGATCAAACTCAGGCAGGCGCGCGAAGCCGTGAACCGCGTGCGTGGGCGGGCCCGGCCGGTGGTGGACGCCACGCAGGATTATATTGGCGGCCATCCATGGCAGACCGTGGTGATTTCGGCCGGGGTCGGGGTGGTGGTGGGGTTGTTGTTGGGGCGGCGTTCATAG
- a CDS encoding Ldh family oxidoreductase, translated as MSAPVHTAEGGASETLSFEDLVRLLRQIFLRHGTSNEVADVLSHNCATAQRDGAHSHGTFRIPGYLSSLASGWVDGQAQPVVEDVAAGFVRVDARNGFAQPALAAARPLLVAKAREAGIAILAIRGSHHFAALWPDVEPFAREGLVALSVVNSMTCVVPHGGQRPLFGTNPIAFAAPCEGHDPLVFDMATSALAHGDVQIAARQGVKVPPGTGVDRHGQPTDDPKAILDGGALLPFGGHKGSALSMMVELLSAALTGGNFSFEFDWSKHPGAQTPWTGQLIILIDPTKGETGKGFAVRSRELVEQMHVAGQTRLSGDRRYRERARVEKEGISLPAEELARLRELAGA; from the coding sequence ATGTCCGCACCTGTTCACACCGCTGAAGGCGGTGCAAGCGAAACCCTGTCTTTCGAGGATCTGGTCCGGCTGCTGCGGCAGATATTCCTGCGCCATGGCACCTCCAACGAAGTGGCCGACGTGCTCTCGCACAACTGCGCCACCGCGCAGCGCGATGGCGCCCACAGTCATGGCACCTTCCGCATTCCCGGGTATCTCTCGTCGCTGGCCAGTGGTTGGGTCGATGGCCAGGCGCAACCTGTGGTTGAAGACGTCGCCGCAGGCTTCGTCCGGGTCGATGCCAGAAACGGGTTTGCCCAGCCGGCGTTGGCTGCGGCGCGCCCCTTGTTGGTGGCCAAGGCCCGTGAGGCGGGCATAGCGATACTGGCGATACGCGGCTCGCATCACTTCGCCGCGCTCTGGCCGGACGTCGAACCGTTCGCCCGCGAAGGGCTGGTGGCCCTGAGCGTGGTCAACAGTATGACCTGCGTGGTGCCCCACGGTGGCCAGCGGCCGTTGTTCGGCACCAATCCGATCGCCTTTGCCGCGCCCTGCGAGGGCCACGATCCGCTGGTATTCGACATGGCGACCAGCGCATTGGCCCATGGTGATGTGCAGATCGCTGCACGCCAGGGGGTCAAGGTACCGCCGGGCACGGGCGTCGACCGCCATGGCCAGCCGACCGATGACCCGAAAGCGATTCTCGATGGCGGTGCCTTGTTGCCTTTTGGCGGGCACAAGGGCTCGGCATTGTCGATGATGGTCGAATTGTTGTCGGCGGCGTTGACCGGCGGGAATTTTTCGTTCGAGTTCGACTGGTCGAAACACCCAGGGGCCCAGACGCCCTGGACCGGGCAGTTGATTATCCTGATCGACCCGACCAAGGGCGAGACCGGCAAGGGCTTCGCCGTGCGCAGTCGCGAACTGGTCGAGCAGATGCATGTGGCCGGGCAGACGCGGTTGTCCGGCGATCGACGTTACCGGGAACGGGCCAGGGTCGAGAAGGAAGGTATCAGCCTGCCGGCTGAAGAGCTGGCGCGGTTGCGGGAGTTGGCGGGCGCGTAG
- a CDS encoding NCS1 family nucleobase:cation symporter-1 — protein sequence MSQSPAQSIALEVPVAAPRSSSRSCGDLPLSPRLHNSDLAPTQAEGRRWGYYSLFALWTNDVHNIANYSFAIGLYALGLGGWQIVLSLAIGALLVYLFMNLSGYMGQKTGVPFPVMSRISFGIHGAQIPALIRAVIAIAWFGIQTYLASVVLRVLLTALAPSLAAYDQNAILGLSSLGWVCFVSIWLVQLVILAYGMEMVRRYEGFAGPVILFTVAALAAWMYFKVDGNIAWSIREPLTGAEMWRNIFAGGALWLAIYGTLILNFCDFARSSPCRKTIRIGNFWGLPVNILVFAAITVLLCGAQFSIDGRIIESPTDIIRSIPNTLLLCLGCLAFLIVTVAVNIMANFVAPAFVLSNLAPRYLNFRRAGMISAALAVLILPWNLYNSPLVIVYFLSGLGALLGPLYGVIMVDYWLVRKGRVNVPQLYTEDPQGAYYYSRGVNLRAVAAFIPAAVIAIVLALVPHFEPVSPFSWLFGAAIAGFVYLLIADRRRAFEEVDGESIAVANASH from the coding sequence ATGAGCCAAAGCCCCGCACAATCGATTGCCCTGGAGGTGCCCGTCGCGGCACCGCGTTCCTCATCGCGCTCCTGCGGCGACCTGCCGCTGAGTCCGCGCCTGCACAACAGCGACCTGGCGCCCACCCAGGCCGAGGGTCGACGCTGGGGCTACTACAGCCTCTTCGCCCTGTGGACCAACGACGTCCATAACATCGCCAATTATTCGTTCGCCATCGGCCTGTATGCGCTGGGCCTGGGTGGCTGGCAGATCGTGCTGTCGCTGGCCATCGGCGCGCTGCTGGTCTACCTGTTCATGAACCTCTCCGGTTACATGGGCCAGAAGACCGGAGTGCCCTTCCCGGTGATGAGTCGCATCAGTTTCGGAATTCATGGCGCGCAGATTCCGGCGCTGATACGGGCGGTGATTGCCATCGCCTGGTTCGGGATCCAGACCTACCTGGCCTCGGTGGTGCTGCGGGTGTTGTTGACGGCACTGGCACCGAGCCTGGCGGCCTATGACCAGAATGCGATACTCGGGCTGTCGAGCCTGGGCTGGGTGTGTTTCGTCAGCATCTGGCTGGTGCAGCTGGTGATTCTCGCCTACGGGATGGAGATGGTCCGGCGCTACGAGGGCTTCGCCGGCCCGGTGATCCTGTTCACGGTGGCGGCCTTGGCGGCCTGGATGTACTTCAAGGTCGACGGAAATATCGCCTGGTCGATTCGCGAACCGCTGACCGGTGCCGAGATGTGGCGCAACATCTTCGCCGGTGGCGCACTGTGGCTGGCCATCTACGGCACGCTGATCCTCAACTTCTGCGACTTCGCCCGCTCCTCGCCGTGCCGCAAGACCATCCGCATCGGCAACTTCTGGGGCCTGCCGGTCAATATCCTGGTGTTCGCCGCTATCACCGTGCTGCTGTGCGGCGCGCAGTTCTCGATCGACGGGCGCATCATCGAAAGCCCCACCGACATCATTCGCTCGATCCCCAACACCCTGTTGCTATGCCTGGGCTGCCTGGCGTTTCTGATTGTCACCGTGGCGGTGAACATCATGGCCAACTTCGTCGCCCCGGCCTTCGTGCTCAGCAACCTGGCGCCGCGCTACCTGAACTTCCGTCGCGCCGGGATGATCAGCGCCGCCCTGGCGGTACTGATCCTGCCGTGGAACCTCTATAACAGCCCTCTGGTGATCGTGTATTTCCTTTCCGGCCTGGGCGCCCTGCTCGGCCCGTTGTACGGCGTGATCATGGTCGACTACTGGCTGGTGCGCAAAGGCCGGGTCAACGTGCCACAGCTCTACACCGAGGATCCGCAGGGAGCCTATTACTACAGCCGCGGCGTGAACCTGCGGGCAGTCGCGGCATTCATCCCGGCGGCGGTGATCGCCATTGTCCTGGCCCTGGTGCCGCACTTCGAACCGGTCTCACCGTTCTCCTGGTTGTTCGGTGCGGCAATCGCAGGTTTTGTCTATTTACTTATCGCCGACCGGCGCCGCGCCTTCGAGGAAGTCGACGGCGAGTCGATCGCCGTGGCCAACGCCAGTCATTGA
- a CDS encoding aspartate/glutamate racemase family protein, whose translation MRILVVNVNTTESITHAIAEQARLVAAPGTEIVGLTPRFGAESVEGNFESYLAAIAVMERVLSYDQPYDAVIQAGYGEHGREGLQELLDVPVVDITEAAASLAMLLGHAYSVVTTLDRTVPLIEDRLKLAGLYERCASVRASGLAVLELEEDPQRAVEAIVSQAELAVSQDKAEVICLGCGGMAGLDEQIRQRTGVPVVDGVTAAVTLAESLVRLGLSTSKVRTYAKPRPKNIVGWPGQWVR comes from the coding sequence ATGCGCATTCTGGTCGTCAACGTCAACACCACCGAATCGATTACCCACGCCATCGCCGAACAGGCGCGCCTGGTCGCAGCGCCCGGCACTGAAATCGTCGGGCTGACACCACGCTTCGGCGCCGAGTCGGTGGAAGGCAATTTCGAGAGTTACCTGGCCGCCATCGCCGTCATGGAGCGGGTGCTGTCCTACGACCAGCCCTATGACGCGGTGATCCAGGCCGGCTACGGCGAACATGGCCGCGAGGGCCTGCAGGAGTTGCTCGACGTGCCGGTGGTGGACATCACCGAAGCGGCGGCAAGCCTGGCCATGCTGCTGGGCCATGCCTATTCGGTGGTGACAACGCTGGACCGCACTGTGCCGCTGATCGAAGACCGGCTGAAGCTGGCCGGGCTTTATGAGCGTTGCGCGTCGGTGCGCGCCAGTGGCCTGGCGGTGCTGGAACTGGAAGAAGATCCGCAACGGGCGGTCGAGGCGATTGTCAGCCAGGCGGAGTTGGCGGTGAGCCAGGACAAGGCGGAAGTCATTTGCCTGGGCTGCGGCGGCATGGCCGGGCTCGACGAACAGATCCGCCAGCGCACCGGGGTGCCGGTGGTCGATGGCGTGACGGCGGCGGTAACCCTGGCTGAGTCCTTGGTGCGGCTGGGGCTTTCGACCTCCAAGGTGCGGACGTACGCCAAGCCGCGGCCGAAAAACATTGTCGGCTGGCCGGGGCAGTGGGTGCGTTGA
- a CDS encoding Mor transcription activator family protein yields MEVIDLTQIDISQLPHSLQMLIDCIGLENAYRLTCTYGGRPKYIPKHPERTSLAEILPHDALHALIKRYAGMALEIPKSDHFCRQLRNQQIQRESSNGYSRSVLADKYGLSLRQIGNIRRQESTTHR; encoded by the coding sequence ATGGAAGTCATTGACCTCACTCAGATCGACATCAGCCAACTGCCTCATTCGCTCCAGATGCTGATCGATTGCATCGGCCTGGAGAATGCCTATCGGTTGACTTGCACCTATGGCGGCCGCCCCAAGTACATACCCAAGCATCCCGAGCGTACCTCGCTGGCCGAGATTCTGCCGCACGATGCCCTGCATGCACTGATCAAGCGCTATGCCGGCATGGCCCTGGAGATCCCCAAGTCTGACCATTTCTGCCGACAGTTGCGCAACCAGCAGATTCAGCGGGAAAGCTCCAACGGTTACTCACGCAGCGTACTGGCCGACAAATACGGCCTGAGCCTGCGTCAGATCGGCAATATTCGCCGCCAGGAATCAACAACCCACAGGTAA
- a CDS encoding DUF2589 domain-containing protein, with the protein MAQIDNSLIGSVMNALPLDRMISGPLQAMIQAQISASKSYADFLMGVCIQDGKAVAIQFDYDETITDEQGVYKGTIAKKMQIPLLAAITHPNICIEEGNIEFELTISQQAESSSETAAEAGFQASMGWGGFKLSVKGQVSHKSSQTRKTDTRARYAFNTRVTRQDPPEALMRVIDFLTEAATKPTMIANTEASNLDGMPVSALPMPDKAAASATAP; encoded by the coding sequence ATGGCACAAATCGATAACAGCCTGATTGGCTCCGTCATGAACGCCCTGCCGCTGGACCGGATGATTTCCGGCCCGCTGCAGGCAATGATTCAAGCCCAGATCTCGGCGAGCAAATCCTACGCCGACTTCCTCATGGGAGTCTGCATCCAGGATGGCAAGGCCGTCGCTATCCAGTTCGACTACGACGAAACCATTACCGATGAGCAAGGGGTCTACAAGGGCACCATCGCCAAGAAAATGCAGATTCCTCTGCTGGCGGCCATCACCCACCCGAACATCTGCATCGAAGAAGGCAACATCGAGTTCGAGCTGACCATCAGCCAGCAAGCCGAAAGCTCGAGCGAGACAGCTGCCGAAGCCGGCTTCCAGGCCTCAATGGGTTGGGGTGGTTTTAAACTGTCGGTCAAGGGCCAGGTCAGCCACAAATCGTCCCAGACTCGCAAGACCGACACCCGCGCCCGCTATGCATTCAACACTCGCGTGACCCGCCAGGACCCACCGGAAGCCCTGATGCGCGTCATCGACTTCCTGACCGAGGCGGCGACCAAACCCACGATGATCGCAAATACCGAAGCCAGCAATCTGGATGGCATGCCGGTCTCCGCCTTGCCGATGCCGGATAAAGCGGCCGCGAGCGCGACCGCCCCCTGA
- a CDS encoding DUF2589 domain-containing protein, whose amino-acid sequence MALFSRSKEPMTASDLCDITRGLQEAAAATNNLIAQQYIKLFDQFFDYDADDLGTPMKAKMVEVALDEQHGMKIPLIALVAPRGLALERMQVDLSVRIQATELATASHALENGVVQSERFFVTVGADKRQGQQRDPNEVQISMQFQACEPPEAINRLIEEYTHLISPFRPKAYTRPDPDQPNEFIEAATVR is encoded by the coding sequence GTGGCACTTTTTTCCCGTAGCAAAGAGCCCATGACCGCCAGTGACCTGTGCGACATCACCCGCGGCCTGCAAGAGGCGGCCGCCGCTACCAACAACCTGATTGCCCAGCAGTACATCAAGCTGTTCGACCAGTTCTTCGACTATGACGCCGATGACCTGGGCACACCGATGAAAGCCAAGATGGTCGAGGTCGCGCTGGATGAGCAGCACGGCATGAAGATCCCGTTGATCGCGTTGGTCGCTCCCCGGGGCCTGGCACTCGAGCGCATGCAGGTTGATCTGTCGGTGAGGATCCAGGCCACCGAGCTGGCCACTGCGAGCCACGCACTGGAGAACGGAGTGGTCCAGAGCGAACGCTTCTTCGTCACCGTTGGGGCGGACAAGCGCCAGGGCCAGCAGCGCGACCCGAACGAGGTGCAGATCAGCATGCAGTTCCAGGCCTGCGAGCCACCGGAGGCGATCAACCGGCTGATCGAGGAATATACCCACCTGATCAGCCCTTTCCGCCCGAAGGCCTACACCAGACCGGACCCGGACCAACCCAATGAGTTCATCGAGGCCGCCACCGTGCGCTGA
- a CDS encoding translocation/assembly module TamB domain-containing protein, which translates to MTVVLLLGTEAGSRWALAQVPGLQVEDFQGRLGGHWRAAKLRWQQGEDRVQLLAPSFSWSPACLLRRTLCIEQLQVEKIELQFAPADENADSGPLQLPELKLPLAIELGDVRIGSLELDGTRQLGDLQLAARWTASGLQIDTLKLQRDDLRLAMQGSLQPGGDWPLSASGHLQLPSMGEQPWQLAVRVKGDLLKTLVLDGDSSGYLNGHLSGELKPLAEDLPAQVRITADGFKPAADLPNTLRLNQVVLTGKGDLKAGYQIAGQASLPAEQGPVSLQLQGRVDARGADIAALDLTASPEQLLKLNGRLAWQEGFDADVQVDWLDFPWQRLYPVDEPPQVLLRKFNGQVQYRDGTYQGNFHGDLEGPAGPFKLGSPFSGDLKQIALAQLELAAGQGKAKGYLKVQFADGIGWDTALDLSAINPAYWVGELPGTLAGPLRSKGSWQNEKLQLSADLDLKGRLRGQTAVLLAKAEGAGENWTLGTLDIRLGENRINGSGSLQQRLAGQIDLNLPRLGQLWPRLQGQLKGRMEVAGTPKAPQGQFKLQGQRLTMADNHLQSLDLDARLDSAQHAVIDLSARTLRVGETSLGTLTAKGQGDARRQQLQLALQGPQLKLDLGLDGNLDKGDWRGRLASGEIQTGGQAWKLQAPAKIERKASGQLDFGAHCWLSGPASLCGEDQRLMPEPRLRYHLKQFPIESLAQWLPKDFAWQGRLNADVQLDLPASGPKGQVVVDASGGTLRVREKDRWLDFPYQTLRLDSRLAPTRIDTQLAFRGNKLGELSVTTQINPVAQNKPLTGDFRLTGLDLSVARPFVPMVERLTGHLNGSGRLSGTLTAPQVNGSLRLSEGEVSGAELPTSVKDLQVQALIAGENVQLQGTWKSGDSGQGSLDGQVSWEQALAVDLHLRGTRLPVNVEPYAALEVAPDLKIQVKDERLSIAGKVLVPKGTITVRELPPSTVKLSDDTVIIGHQTEEGKTPLAMAMDIDVEVGQEKLSFSGFGLTANLAGHVHIGDNLDTRGELKLIDGRYRAYGQRLTIRRARLLFAGPIDQPYLDIEAIRKTDDVIAGIRLTGNAEQPTTQVFSEPAMSQEQALSYLVLGRPLSTTGEDNNMLAQAALGLGLAGSASLTGSLAKDLGIDDFQLGTQGSGASTSVVASGNLSERLSLRYGVGVFEPANTIALRYMLSKRLYLEAASGLASSLDLFYKRDF; encoded by the coding sequence ATGACGGTCGTCCTGCTATTGGGCACCGAGGCGGGCAGCCGCTGGGCATTGGCGCAAGTGCCGGGATTGCAGGTAGAAGACTTTCAAGGGCGCCTGGGCGGTCACTGGCGTGCGGCGAAGCTGCGCTGGCAGCAGGGCGAGGATCGGGTGCAGTTGCTGGCGCCATCGTTCAGCTGGTCACCCGCTTGCCTGCTGCGCAGAACCCTGTGCATCGAGCAACTGCAGGTCGAAAAAATCGAGCTGCAGTTCGCCCCCGCTGACGAAAATGCCGACAGCGGCCCGCTGCAACTGCCGGAACTGAAGCTGCCGCTGGCCATCGAGTTGGGCGACGTGCGCATCGGCAGCCTGGAACTTGACGGTACCCGGCAGCTTGGCGATCTGCAGTTGGCGGCTCGCTGGACGGCTTCCGGCCTGCAGATCGATACGCTCAAGCTACAGCGCGACGACTTGCGCCTCGCTATGCAAGGTTCATTGCAGCCGGGGGGAGACTGGCCCCTGAGCGCCAGCGGGCACCTGCAATTGCCCAGTATGGGTGAACAGCCCTGGCAACTGGCGGTGAGGGTCAAGGGCGACCTGCTCAAGACCCTGGTGCTCGACGGCGACAGCAGTGGCTACCTCAACGGTCATCTGAGCGGCGAGCTGAAACCGCTGGCCGAAGATCTGCCGGCACAGGTCCGTATCACCGCGGACGGGTTCAAGCCGGCCGCCGACCTGCCCAATACCCTGCGCTTGAATCAAGTCGTGTTGACCGGCAAGGGCGATCTCAAGGCGGGTTACCAAATAGCCGGGCAGGCCAGCCTGCCGGCCGAACAGGGGCCGGTCAGCCTGCAGTTGCAAGGTCGCGTCGATGCCCGGGGTGCGGATATCGCAGCGCTGGACCTGACTGCCAGCCCCGAACAACTGCTCAAGCTCAATGGCCGGCTGGCCTGGCAGGAAGGGTTCGATGCCGACGTTCAGGTCGACTGGCTGGATTTTCCCTGGCAACGGCTGTACCCCGTCGACGAGCCACCGCAGGTGCTGCTGCGCAAGTTCAATGGCCAGGTGCAGTACCGCGATGGCACCTACCAGGGCAACTTCCATGGCGACCTGGAGGGCCCGGCAGGTCCCTTCAAGCTGGGTAGCCCGTTCAGTGGCGACCTCAAGCAGATTGCGCTCGCGCAGCTCGAACTGGCCGCGGGGCAGGGCAAGGCCAAGGGATACCTCAAGGTGCAGTTCGCCGACGGTATCGGCTGGGACACGGCGCTGGACCTGAGCGCGATCAACCCGGCCTACTGGGTTGGCGAGCTACCGGGCACCCTGGCAGGCCCGTTGCGCAGCAAGGGATCATGGCAGAACGAGAAGCTGCAACTGAGCGCCGACCTGGACCTCAAGGGTCGCCTGCGCGGGCAAACCGCCGTGCTGCTGGCCAAGGCTGAGGGGGCGGGCGAAAACTGGACCCTCGGCACCCTGGATATCCGCCTGGGTGAGAACCGCATCAACGGCAGTGGGAGTTTGCAACAACGCCTGGCCGGGCAGATCGACCTCAACCTGCCGCGCCTGGGCCAGCTCTGGCCCCGGTTGCAGGGCCAGCTCAAGGGCCGGATGGAGGTGGCCGGGACGCCGAAGGCGCCACAGGGGCAATTCAAGCTCCAGGGCCAACGGTTGACCATGGCCGACAATCACCTGCAAAGCCTCGACCTGGATGCCCGGCTCGATAGCGCACAACACGCGGTGATCGATCTCAGCGCCAGAACCCTGCGGGTCGGCGAAACTTCTCTGGGCACCCTGACCGCCAAGGGGCAGGGCGATGCTCGTCGGCAACAATTGCAATTGGCCCTGCAAGGGCCGCAGTTGAAGCTGGACCTGGGCCTGGATGGCAACCTGGACAAAGGCGACTGGCGAGGCCGTCTGGCCAGCGGTGAAATCCAGACCGGTGGCCAGGCCTGGAAGCTGCAGGCCCCGGCGAAAATCGAACGCAAGGCCAGCGGCCAGCTCGATTTCGGTGCTCATTGCTGGCTGTCGGGGCCGGCCAGCCTGTGTGGCGAAGACCAGCGCCTGATGCCTGAACCGCGTCTGCGCTATCACCTTAAACAGTTCCCGATAGAGAGCCTGGCCCAGTGGTTGCCCAAGGACTTCGCCTGGCAGGGGCGGCTCAATGCCGATGTGCAACTCGACCTGCCGGCTTCCGGCCCCAAGGGCCAAGTAGTGGTGGATGCCAGCGGCGGTACCCTGCGTGTTCGCGAGAAAGACCGGTGGCTGGACTTCCCGTATCAGACCCTGCGCCTGGACAGCAGGCTGGCACCCACGCGCATCGATACCCAACTGGCGTTTCGGGGTAACAAGCTGGGCGAATTGTCGGTCACCACGCAGATCAACCCCGTGGCGCAGAACAAGCCCTTGACGGGCGACTTCCGCCTCACCGGGCTGGACCTTTCGGTGGCGCGGCCCTTCGTGCCCATGGTCGAACGCCTGACCGGGCACTTGAACGGCAGCGGCCGGCTATCCGGGACGCTGACAGCGCCGCAGGTCAATGGCAGCCTGAGGCTCAGCGAGGGCGAGGTCAGTGGCGCCGAGCTGCCGACCAGCGTCAAGGATCTGCAGGTACAGGCGCTGATCGCCGGGGAAAATGTCCAACTGCAAGGTACCTGGAAAAGCGGCGATAGCGGGCAGGGCAGCCTGGACGGACAAGTCAGTTGGGAGCAGGCGCTGGCGGTGGATCTTCATCTGCGGGGCACGCGCCTGCCGGTCAATGTCGAACCCTATGCTGCACTGGAGGTGGCGCCGGATCTGAAGATTCAGGTCAAGGACGAGCGCTTGTCGATTGCCGGCAAGGTCCTGGTGCCCAAGGGGACGATCACCGTGCGCGAACTGCCGCCATCGACGGTCAAGTTGTCCGACGATACGGTGATCATTGGCCATCAGACCGAAGAGGGCAAGACGCCCCTGGCGATGGCCATGGACATCGACGTAGAGGTGGGGCAGGAGAAGCTGTCGTTCAGTGGTTTCGGCTTGACCGCGAACCTGGCCGGGCATGTTCATATCGGTGACAACCTCGACACGCGCGGCGAGCTGAAGCTCATCGACGGGCGCTATCGCGCCTATGGCCAACGCCTGACCATCCGCCGGGCGCGCCTGCTGTTTGCCGGCCCTATCGACCAGCCGTACCTGGATATCGAAGCCATCCGCAAGACAGACGACGTCATTGCCGGTATCCGCCTGACCGGCAACGCCGAGCAGCCGACCACCCAGGTCTTTTCGGAACCGGCCATGAGCCAGGAGCAGGCGCTGTCGTATCTGGTGCTGGGGCGACCGCTCAGTACCACCGGCGAAGACAACAATATGCTGGCCCAGGCGGCGTTGGGCCTGGGGTTGGCCGGGAGTGCCTCGCTCACCGGCAGCCTGGCCAAGGACCTGGGCATCGATGACTTCCAGCTCGGTACCCAAGGCAGCGGCGCCAGTACCAGCGTGGTTGCCAGCGGCAACCTGTCCGAACGCCTGAGCTTGCGCTATGGTGTCGGCGTATTTGAACCGGCCAATACCATCGCCTTGCGCTATATGCTGAGCAAGCGCTTGTATCTGGAGGCGGCCAGTGGGCTGGCCAGCTCTCTTGATCTGTTTTACAAGCGCGACTTCTGA
- a CDS encoding autotransporter assembly complex family protein, with translation MKFSGRIPAGLMLLISTFVAHAQSELDVNIKPANKELKANVQGYIGSLGDRDEEALLRFSRGAEEQAKKAAQALGYYQAQIESEVKAGKSPRLVLTIEPGEPVLLRDVTVRVEGPASELKAFRVPDSKALRSGAVLNHGHYEDAKRLIQNQASRYGFFSGRFTRQRLAVDPQAGVADIELVYQSGPRYKLGKVQFEGDTPFDDDLLQRMVPFKENTPYDSELVAELNQALQSSSYFEGVRVDAAPMAATGQVIPVDVQLETRKPRTMGLGLGFSTDVGPRGKANWTRHWVNPQGHSYGWEMELSAPRQNVGLFYDIPLDPPLTDKLRWAGGYQYEEIANTDSLSKLLTFGPEWHSKLPSGWQRVISLKWQREEYRLGDDSGLSTLLMPGVSYSYLRSDNRIDPHNGYRLQFDVQVAKEGLLSDINLLHGNVLLKGLTTLGQNHRLLGRVQFGGSATNGFKSIPPSLRFFAGGDQSVRGYDYQSLSPENSDGDRIGGRYLVAGSVEYQYAIAEKWRVATFVDQGNSFDNLELPSLKTGVGVGVRWVSPVGPLRLDLARALDDDGGIRLHFSMGPEL, from the coding sequence ATGAAGTTTTCAGGACGAATCCCAGCCGGTTTGATGCTGTTGATCAGCACGTTCGTCGCTCACGCCCAGAGTGAGTTGGACGTAAACATCAAACCGGCCAATAAAGAACTCAAGGCTAACGTCCAAGGCTATATCGGCAGCCTTGGCGATCGCGACGAGGAAGCCTTGCTGCGGTTCAGCCGAGGTGCCGAGGAGCAGGCGAAAAAAGCCGCACAGGCATTGGGCTACTATCAGGCGCAGATCGAAAGCGAAGTAAAAGCTGGCAAGTCGCCACGCCTGGTGCTCACCATCGAGCCGGGCGAGCCGGTGCTTTTGCGCGATGTCACCGTGCGGGTCGAAGGCCCTGCCAGCGAGCTGAAAGCGTTTCGCGTTCCCGACAGCAAGGCCCTGCGCAGTGGCGCGGTGCTCAACCATGGGCATTACGAAGACGCCAAGCGGCTGATCCAGAACCAGGCTTCGCGCTATGGCTTTTTCAGCGGGCGCTTCACCCGCCAGCGCCTGGCGGTAGACCCACAGGCCGGCGTCGCCGACATCGAGCTGGTGTACCAGAGCGGGCCGCGCTACAAATTGGGCAAGGTGCAGTTCGAAGGTGACACGCCGTTTGACGACGATCTTCTGCAGCGCATGGTGCCGTTCAAGGAGAACACACCCTACGACTCCGAACTGGTTGCCGAACTCAACCAGGCCTTGCAGTCCAGCAGTTACTTCGAAGGGGTGCGGGTCGATGCCGCGCCCATGGCGGCAACCGGCCAGGTGATTCCAGTCGATGTCCAGCTGGAAACCCGCAAACCCCGGACCATGGGCCTGGGCCTTGGCTTCTCGACCGATGTCGGGCCGCGCGGCAAGGCCAACTGGACCCGCCATTGGGTCAATCCGCAGGGGCATAGTTACGGCTGGGAAATGGAACTGTCGGCCCCCCGGCAGAACGTCGGGCTGTTTTATGACATCCCGCTCGATCCGCCGCTGACCGACAAGCTGCGCTGGGCTGGCGGTTATCAGTATGAAGAGATCGCCAATACCGACAGTCTCAGCAAACTGCTGACCTTCGGCCCGGAATGGCACAGCAAGTTGCCCAGCGGCTGGCAGCGGGTCATCTCCCTGAAGTGGCAGCGCGAAGAGTATCGCCTGGGTGATGACTCCGGGTTGAGTACCTTGCTCATGCCCGGCGTCAGCTATTCCTACCTGCGCAGCGACAACCGCATCGACCCGCACAATGGCTACCGCCTGCAGTTCGATGTCCAGGTGGCCAAGGAAGGGCTGCTGTCGGACATCAACCTGCTGCACGGCAATGTCCTGCTCAAGGGCTTGACCACCCTGGGCCAGAACCACCGGTTGCTTGGTCGGGTGCAGTTCGGCGGCAGTGCTACCAACGGCTTCAAGTCGATACCGCCGTCGTTGCGCTTCTTCGCCGGTGGCGATCAGAGCGTACGCGGTTACGATTACCAGAGCCTGTCGCCGGAGAACTCCGATGGCGACCGGATCGGCGGCCGCTATCTGGTGGCCGGCAGTGTCGAGTATCAATACGCGATTGCCGAGAAGTGGCGCGTGGCGACCTTCGTCGACCAGGGCAATTCGTTCGATAATCTGGAGCTGCCCAGCCTCAAGACTGGCGTCGGCGTCGGTGTGCGTTGGGTTTCTCCGGTCGGGCCGCTGCGTCTGGATCTGGCCCGGGCGCTGGATGACGACGGCGGTATCCGCTTGCATTTCTCCATGGGGCCGGAACTTTGA